GTCTGAATACACACCATAAAGCCCAAACAACAACCGCCGGCTATCTAAAAAATATAGATTAAATCGGCGGTTTCATTGGTTTGGTTTGCAATAAGTTTCAGACGGCCTTACATCAAAACACGCGGGCTGATGCTGATGGCGGTGTTGTCTTCAAATTTCAATAAGGCGGCATTTTTGTTGTGTCCGAGCAGCCCAGCCAGCACATTGGCCGGAAAGGATTGGCGCATGGTATTGTAAGAAACTGCTGAATCATTATAGGCTTGGCGCGCTACTGCCACCCTGCTTTCGGCATTGTCCAATGCTTCAATCAAACGGCGGATATCCGAATCCGACTTCAACTCGGGATGGCTCTGAATCACGCTCTGCAAATGGCGCAAAGCCGCATTCAATTCGGTTTCTACTGCACCTAAAGAAAGCAGCGAACTTTCGTCTATATTGGCCGATGCCGCCAGTAAAACTACTTCTGCACGTGCGCGGGCGGAAATAACCGCCTTTAAAACGGCAGGGGCATGGTTGAAATAATCTTTAGACACATCTGCTAAAGTAGGAATAATATCGTGGCGGCGCTTGAGTTGGATTTGAATTTGCGAAAAAGCCTTGAGATATTGCTTCTTTCCCACCAGTAAACGTTTATAAACCATTATCGGCAGCAACAAACAGAAAACAATCAGAAGCGAAGTGAGAAGCGGTTCCATGATA
This genomic interval from Neisseria musculi contains the following:
- a CDS encoding LemA family protein — translated: MEPLLTSLLIVFCLLLPIMVYKRLLVGKKQYLKAFSQIQIQLKRRHDIIPTLADVSKDYFNHAPAVLKAVISARARAEVVLLAASANIDESSLLSLGAVETELNAALRHLQSVIQSHPELKSDSDIRRLIEALDNAESRVAVARQAYNDSAVSYNTMRQSFPANVLAGLLGHNKNAALLKFEDNTAISISPRVLM